In the Orenia marismortui DSM 5156 genome, one interval contains:
- the cbiB gene encoding adenosylcobinamide-phosphate synthase CbiB, which produces MNLYLLLMAVLIDIVIGDPNCYPHPVIIIGRGISIFERILRRFCRDKLSERISGIILVLFIIVGSYLVTKWIIDYAYQINYHLGLIVNLFLLSTTIAIKGLGQAGKNIYHLLVADNLNLARSRLDWIVGRDTDNLDEGEIIRATIETIAENTSDGIIAPLFYIIIGAAPLVMAYKAVNTLDSMLGYKNEKYRYFGWAAARIDDIANFIPARITAFLFVIAALINRSDWTGAIRIIARDAKKHPSPNAGFPEGAVAGALGIRLGGRNYYHGRESFRAYLGESKVEFDKEQIKETISLMYWNVGLFLIVYYLFKLIIDN; this is translated from the coding sequence ATGAATCTTTACTTATTACTTATGGCAGTATTGATCGATATAGTTATCGGAGATCCTAATTGTTATCCCCATCCTGTAATTATTATTGGAAGAGGAATATCTATTTTCGAAAGAATTTTACGTAGATTTTGTAGAGATAAATTAAGCGAAAGAATATCAGGTATAATTTTGGTGCTATTTATAATAGTAGGAAGCTATTTAGTAACTAAGTGGATAATAGATTATGCTTATCAGATTAATTATCATTTAGGGTTAATAGTTAATCTATTTTTATTATCAACTACAATTGCTATCAAGGGATTGGGTCAAGCAGGAAAGAATATTTATCATCTTCTTGTAGCAGATAATTTAAATTTGGCTCGAAGCAGATTAGATTGGATTGTAGGTCGTGATACTGATAATTTAGATGAAGGTGAGATTATTAGAGCTACAATAGAAACTATTGCAGAAAATACTAGCGATGGAATAATTGCTCCTCTTTTTTATATTATCATTGGAGCAGCTCCTTTAGTTATGGCTTATAAGGCCGTTAATACCTTAGACTCTATGCTAGGATATAAGAATGAGAAGTATCGTTATTTTGGTTGGGCAGCAGCAAGGATAGATGATATAGCTAATTTTATTCCAGCTAGGATTACGGCTTTTTTATTTGTAATAGCAGCCTTAATTAATAGATCTGATTGGACAGGAGCTATAAGAATAATTGCTAGAGATGCTAAAAAACATCCTAGCCCTAATGCTGGATTTCCAGAAGGAGCGGTAGCTGGGGCTTTAGGTATTCGTTTGGGTGGGAGAAATTATTATCATGGTCGAGAAAGTTTTCGAGCCTATTTAGGAGAATCTAAAGTTGAATTTGATAAGGAACAGATTAAAGAGACAATTAGTTTGATGTATTGGAATGTGGGGTTATTTTTGATTGTTTATTATCTATTTAAATTGATAATTGATAATTGA
- a CDS encoding cobyrinate a,c-diamide synthase, whose amino-acid sequence MYPRLLIAGTASGVGKTTLTMGLMGALKKRGYNVQPYKVGPDYIDPGFHKLVTGNSSRNLDSYLLGEAGVQECFLHAAKGADISLIEGVMGLFDGKKGRDDYGSTAHIAKILKAPVILIMDVGKMARSAVAMAYGYMNFDPKLHVAGVILNNVGSKGHYQMIQERIEEELGLKVLGYLPYQKNLELTERHLGLVPITESKELVAFVNRLTDLIEGYIDLDSLVALAEGTPKLEFKEERIFIQSQEYNLTLGVAYDEAFNFYYQDNLDILENLGVKLKYFSPLKDHKLPEVDGLYIGGGFPESFLEQLAENNRIKEDIYRKVKAGLPTYAECGGLMYLAEEIRGFNANRYSMVGVVPAKIEMMDSLQAMGYVRAKAVNDNLLLKEAETVKGHEFHYSKLIALKEVNSAYQLYGGKGKKGRYEGFAKQNLLASYVHLHFGSNLEIVKRFLEIIKTISKEIII is encoded by the coding sequence ATGTATCCTAGATTATTAATAGCAGGAACGGCAAGTGGAGTTGGAAAGACAACCTTGACTATGGGATTGATGGGAGCTTTAAAGAAAAGAGGTTATAATGTACAACCTTATAAAGTTGGTCCTGATTATATTGATCCTGGTTTTCATAAATTAGTTACAGGCAACTCCTCACGAAATTTAGATAGTTATCTCTTAGGAGAAGCAGGAGTACAAGAATGCTTTCTTCACGCTGCTAAAGGTGCAGATATATCTTTGATCGAAGGTGTAATGGGTCTTTTTGATGGAAAGAAGGGGAGAGATGATTATGGAAGTACGGCTCATATAGCTAAAATTTTAAAAGCACCGGTGATTTTAATAATGGATGTTGGAAAGATGGCTAGAAGTGCTGTAGCGATGGCTTATGGTTATATGAACTTTGATCCTAAATTGCATGTAGCTGGAGTAATCTTAAATAATGTAGGTAGTAAAGGTCACTATCAGATGATTCAAGAAAGAATTGAAGAGGAATTAGGTTTGAAGGTATTAGGTTATTTACCTTATCAAAAGAATTTAGAATTAACAGAGAGGCATTTAGGTTTAGTACCAATTACTGAAAGTAAAGAGTTAGTTGCTTTTGTAAACCGACTAACTGACTTAATAGAAGGCTATATTGATTTAGATTCTTTAGTAGCTTTAGCTGAGGGTACTCCAAAATTAGAGTTTAAAGAAGAGAGGATTTTTATTCAAAGTCAGGAGTATAATTTAACTTTAGGGGTAGCTTATGATGAAGCTTTTAATTTTTATTATCAGGATAATCTAGATATTTTAGAGAATTTGGGAGTTAAGTTAAAATATTTTAGCCCACTTAAAGATCACAAATTACCAGAAGTTGATGGGCTTTACATTGGAGGAGGATTTCCAGAGAGTTTTTTGGAGCAGTTAGCAGAGAATAATAGAATAAAAGAAGATATTTATCGAAAAGTTAAAGCTGGATTACCTACATATGCTGAGTGCGGAGGACTGATGTATTTAGCAGAAGAGATTAGAGGTTTTAATGCTAATCGTTATTCAATGGTAGGGGTAGTACCAGCAAAGATAGAAATGATGGATAGTTTGCAGGCTATGGGTTATGTAAGGGCTAAAGCTGTTAATGATAATTTATTATTAAAAGAAGCTGAAACAGTTAAAGGCCATGAATTTCATTATTCAAAACTAATTGCTTTAAAAGAAGTTAATAGTGCTTATCAATTATATGGAGGTAAAGGAAAGAAAGGGAGATATGAAGGCTTTGCTAAGCAGAATTTATTGGCTAGCTATGTTCATTTACATTTTGGAAGCAATTTAGAGATAGTGAAAAGATTTTTGGAAATTATAAAGACGATTAGTAAAGAGATAATAATTTAG
- the cobU gene encoding bifunctional adenosylcobinamide kinase/adenosylcobinamide-phosphate guanylyltransferase — MSQLILVLGGARSGKSSFAEEIVTKLGGKDVTYIATSESRDQEMVDRIEKHRKSRPQEWTTIEEVKSIAQVLDRMNKGSVVLLDCLTLLISNLLLQGEDLAEDEYDFNVQGREERIIQEIEEIIAKVEEKDLILVIVSNELGQGLVPNYKLGRVYRDIVGRANQLLANSADEVYITYASLPIEIKELGEKVRKEFKE, encoded by the coding sequence ATGAGCCAGTTGATTCTAGTTTTAGGAGGAGCTAGAAGTGGTAAGAGTAGTTTTGCAGAAGAGATAGTTACTAAGCTTGGTGGAAAAGATGTAACTTATATTGCTACTTCTGAAAGTAGGGATCAGGAGATGGTAGATCGAATAGAGAAGCATCGTAAATCTCGTCCCCAAGAATGGACAACTATAGAAGAAGTTAAGAGTATTGCTCAAGTATTAGATCGAATGAATAAAGGGTCGGTTGTATTATTAGATTGTTTAACTCTTTTAATTTCAAATTTATTATTGCAAGGTGAAGACTTGGCAGAAGATGAATATGACTTCAATGTTCAAGGTAGAGAAGAAAGGATTATCCAAGAGATAGAAGAGATTATAGCTAAAGTAGAAGAGAAAGATTTAATCTTGGTGATAGTTTCTAATGAGCTTGGTCAAGGTTTAGTTCCAAATTATAAATTAGGTAGAGTTTATCGTGATATTGTTGGCAGAGCTAATCAGTTGCTAGCTAATAGTGCAGATGAGGTTTATATAACCTATGCTAGTTTACCGATTGAGATCAAAGAACTAGGGGAAAAAGTTAGAAAAGAGTTTAAAGAATAA
- a CDS encoding ExbD/TolR family protein, translated as MKYKVKKDDLELNLAPMIDVVFLLLIFFIVASTLNIREVKENIQLPKTQAREEKNSNEVKIYITKEANIYLGKDKVELEDLALKLEEKLKDNSQKNISIFADQQVAFQEVIGVMDAAKKADVDNLSFALEEHNE; from the coding sequence ATGAAATATAAAGTAAAAAAAGATGATCTAGAGTTGAATTTGGCGCCAATGATAGATGTAGTATTTTTATTATTAATCTTCTTTATAGTAGCATCTACCTTGAATATTAGAGAGGTAAAGGAGAATATTCAATTACCTAAAACTCAAGCTAGAGAAGAAAAGAATAGTAATGAGGTGAAAATCTATATTACTAAAGAGGCTAATATCTATCTAGGTAAAGATAAAGTAGAATTAGAGGATTTAGCTTTGAAGTTAGAGGAAAAATTAAAGGATAATTCTCAAAAAAATATTAGTATTTTTGCTGATCAGCAAGTTGCTTTTCAAGAGGTTATAGGGGTGATGGATGCTGCTAAAAAAGCTGATGTTGATAACTTGAGTTTTGCTTTGGAAGAGCATAATGAGTAG
- a CDS encoding cobyric acid synthase — translation MSKGIMLQGTASNVGKSILATAFCRIFAQDGYQVAPFKSWNMALNSYVTKAGGEIGRAQAVQADAAGIEIKEKMQPILVKPKGEGIAQIIVKGKAIGDFRADRKSREYIEWALEIIKDSLAELSNEFEILVLEGAGSPAEINIKDQDIANMKVAKLNQTPVLLVADIDRGGALASVVGTLKLLEPKERRLVRGIILNKFRGDYDLLKPGIDILEEKTGKKVVGVIPCCKDFKIPDEDSLSLDNLCKQEREIKIGIINLPHISNFSDFDVLAYEPEVEVEYLSANDSLENYDLIIIPGTKNTTADLNYLEETGLAEMIINYAKQGKAIVGICGGYQILGKRLLDPNLTEGNIREIKGLALLDVETTFSQNKLTHQTEAIVEGKEGFLKSLTEKELEAYEIHAGDSRLGSEANPMFKITSRSEEEIDIMEGACSQDGLVWGTYLHGIFDNDSFRRAFINQLRRKKGLDELKKESTVSKERLEESYDQLAQIVRENIDLKLIYDILEEGEF, via the coding sequence ATGAGTAAAGGAATTATGTTACAAGGGACAGCCTCTAATGTTGGTAAAAGTATATTAGCCACTGCCTTTTGTCGGATATTTGCTCAAGATGGATATCAGGTAGCGCCTTTCAAGTCTTGGAATATGGCTTTAAATTCTTATGTTACTAAAGCAGGTGGTGAGATAGGTCGAGCACAAGCAGTTCAAGCTGATGCAGCAGGGATTGAGATTAAAGAGAAGATGCAACCTATCTTAGTTAAGCCTAAGGGAGAAGGAATAGCTCAGATAATAGTTAAGGGGAAGGCTATAGGAGATTTTAGAGCTGATAGAAAGAGTAGAGAATATATTGAATGGGCTTTAGAGATTATTAAGGATTCTTTAGCAGAGCTGAGCAATGAATTTGAAATTCTAGTCTTAGAAGGGGCAGGAAGTCCAGCAGAGATAAATATTAAAGATCAGGATATTGCTAATATGAAGGTGGCTAAATTAAATCAGACTCCTGTCTTGTTAGTGGCAGATATTGATCGAGGTGGAGCTTTAGCTTCAGTAGTAGGTACATTGAAGTTATTAGAGCCCAAAGAACGAAGATTGGTTAGAGGGATTATTTTAAATAAGTTCCGGGGTGATTATGATTTATTAAAGCCAGGGATTGATATTTTAGAGGAGAAAACAGGAAAAAAGGTAGTAGGAGTTATTCCTTGTTGTAAAGATTTTAAAATTCCTGATGAAGATTCACTCTCTTTAGATAACTTGTGTAAGCAAGAAAGAGAGATTAAGATTGGAATAATTAATCTTCCTCATATCTCTAATTTTAGTGATTTTGATGTATTAGCTTATGAACCTGAAGTGGAAGTTGAATATCTAAGCGCTAATGATTCTCTAGAGAATTATGATTTAATTATTATTCCAGGAACTAAGAATACTACTGCTGATTTAAATTACTTAGAAGAGACAGGATTAGCTGAAATGATAATTAATTATGCTAAACAAGGTAAAGCTATAGTAGGTATTTGTGGTGGATACCAGATCTTAGGAAAGAGATTATTAGATCCTAATTTGACTGAGGGTAATATCAGAGAGATTAAAGGTTTAGCTTTATTAGATGTAGAGACAACATTTAGCCAAAATAAGTTGACCCATCAGACTGAAGCTATAGTTGAAGGAAAAGAAGGCTTTTTAAAATCTTTAACTGAAAAAGAACTTGAAGCTTATGAAATTCATGCTGGAGATAGCAGATTAGGATCAGAAGCCAATCCTATGTTTAAGATAACTTCTCGTTCAGAAGAAGAAATAGACATTATGGAGGGGGCTTGTAGTCAGGATGGCTTAGTGTGGGGTACCTATTTACATGGTATTTTTGATAATGATAGCTTTCGAAGAGCTTTTATTAATCAGTTAAGAAGAAAGAAGGGTTTGGATGAATTAAAGAAAGAATCTACTGTGAGCAAGGAAAGATTAGAGGAAAGCTATGATCAATTAGCTCAAATTGTTAGAGAGAATATAGATCTGAAATTAATCTATGACATTTTAGAAGAGGGTGAGTTTTAG
- a CDS encoding TonB-dependent receptor plug domain-containing protein, translated as MKRFNFILFSLVVLNLLVGGNAFAKDKEGEILTLDEIVVTASKYEEKLSEAAVSVEVIDEEEIKQKNAHNVADLLRNMAGINFTDYGGPAGQKTIRVRGADTEQVLILIDGQPMNSSQNGSVDLSQFSIEQIERIEVLRGPASALYGANALGGVINIITKSGSQTAETSMKVGYGSFNTQDYKLIHQGESDKLGYNISIAKKKSDGHRENSELDQENIFAKFNYELNKYSDLLFSLQYTDSAKGSPGPISSTTPNAQQDDEDMNINLQWNQQTENSDSKIALYYNDHQNIYDNPDKWGYDGPSEHNTERLTLDFNQIKYYDAHTLSYGGEVVENRIDSTENGEHNDLSKAIFIQDEWRLIDDLKLTLGSRYDNHESFGGETSSRIGAVYTINSKLNLHVSVGEAYRTPTYNDLYWPADDYTEGNPDLEPETALAYETGLRYLDNNFKGEVNLFTRDVNDLINWAPGNDGIYRPSNINTAKVSGLELILTKYLTDNLAADFNYTYLDARDKKTDQRLDYRNYHSLNLGLNYSGKKISGSLNGQLVAGRTEELPSYFVVDAKLNKKIKENLELSLGINNLFDRKYQVNKGYPMLERNYMLTVGKKF; from the coding sequence ATGAAAAGGTTTAATTTTATTTTATTTAGTCTAGTAGTATTAAATTTATTAGTAGGAGGAAATGCTTTTGCTAAAGATAAGGAAGGAGAAATTTTAACTTTAGATGAAATTGTGGTAACTGCTTCTAAATATGAAGAGAAATTATCAGAAGCAGCAGTAAGTGTGGAAGTAATTGATGAAGAGGAGATTAAGCAGAAAAATGCTCATAATGTGGCTGATTTATTAAGAAATATGGCAGGAATAAATTTTACTGACTATGGTGGTCCTGCAGGTCAAAAGACAATTAGAGTTCGTGGTGCAGACACTGAGCAGGTATTAATTTTAATCGATGGTCAGCCAATGAATAGTAGTCAAAATGGAAGTGTTGATTTGAGTCAATTCTCTATTGAACAGATAGAGAGAATAGAAGTTTTAAGAGGTCCAGCCTCAGCATTGTATGGCGCGAATGCTTTAGGAGGGGTAATCAATATTATAACTAAAAGTGGTAGCCAAACCGCTGAAACAAGTATGAAAGTAGGCTATGGATCATTTAATACTCAAGATTATAAATTAATTCATCAAGGTGAGTCTGATAAATTGGGTTATAATATATCTATAGCTAAGAAAAAATCAGATGGTCATCGTGAAAATAGTGAATTAGATCAAGAGAATATTTTTGCTAAATTTAATTATGAGTTAAATAAGTATTCCGATTTATTATTTTCACTACAATATACTGATTCAGCTAAGGGATCACCAGGGCCAATAAGTTCTACAACTCCTAATGCTCAGCAGGATGATGAAGATATGAATATTAATTTACAATGGAATCAGCAGACAGAAAATAGTGATAGTAAAATAGCTCTTTATTATAATGATCATCAAAATATTTATGATAATCCTGATAAGTGGGGATATGATGGTCCAAGTGAACATAATACTGAAAGGTTAACTTTAGATTTTAATCAAATTAAATACTATGATGCACACACTTTAAGTTATGGTGGAGAAGTAGTAGAGAATAGAATTGATAGTACGGAGAATGGAGAACATAATGATTTAAGTAAAGCTATATTCATTCAAGATGAGTGGAGGTTAATTGATGATTTAAAGCTTACTTTAGGAAGTCGCTATGATAACCATGAAAGCTTTGGGGGTGAAACTAGTTCTAGAATAGGAGCAGTATATACTATTAATTCAAAGTTGAATTTACATGTATCTGTAGGAGAGGCCTATAGAACTCCAACTTATAATGATTTGTACTGGCCAGCAGATGATTATACAGAAGGCAATCCTGATTTAGAGCCAGAAACTGCTCTTGCTTATGAGACTGGACTAAGATATTTAGATAATAACTTCAAAGGAGAAGTAAATTTATTTACGAGAGATGTGAATGATTTAATAAATTGGGCTCCAGGTAATGACGGTATATATAGACCTTCAAACATTAATACAGCTAAGGTATCGGGACTAGAATTAATCTTAACTAAATATTTAACTGATAATCTAGCTGCTGACTTTAATTATACCTATTTAGATGCTAGGGATAAGAAAACAGATCAAAGATTAGATTACAGGAATTATCATAGCTTGAATTTAGGATTAAATTATAGTGGTAAAAAGATTAGTGGATCTTTAAATGGTCAGTTAGTGGCAGGTCGAACTGAGGAATTGCCTAGTTATTTTGTAGTAGATGCAAAGTTGAATAAGAAAATTAAAGAGAATTTAGAATTATCCTTAGGAATTAATAATTTGTTTGATAGAAAATATCAGGTTAATAAAGGTTATCCAATGTTAGAACGTAATTATATGTTAACAGTAGGTAAGAAGTTTTAA
- a CDS encoding MotA/TolQ/ExbB proton channel family protein, with product MQGLLAKGGIVIYPLLICSVIAMAIIIERLYQFSKVDKQISDELIKRIKANIKEGKIEAAIKVAEESKGPITKVLKRGILHWNKRAEEIENQMEEVKLMEFPKLERYLGVLNFIGKITPSLGLLGTVTGMIKTFQILSMNGEAQQLAGGISEALFTTATGLIISLPTLAAYYFFITKLEGIVNHSERREIELINYIKEIGGDDEI from the coding sequence ATGCAAGGTTTGTTAGCTAAAGGTGGGATAGTAATTTATCCTTTATTAATCTGTTCAGTAATTGCAATGGCGATCATAATTGAGCGGTTATATCAATTTTCTAAGGTTGATAAGCAAATTTCTGATGAGTTGATCAAAAGAATTAAAGCTAATATTAAAGAGGGAAAGATTGAAGCAGCAATTAAAGTAGCTGAAGAGAGCAAAGGACCAATTACTAAAGTTTTAAAGCGAGGAATTCTACATTGGAATAAAAGGGCTGAAGAGATAGAAAACCAGATGGAAGAGGTTAAATTAATGGAGTTTCCTAAGTTAGAAAGATATTTAGGTGTGTTGAATTTTATAGGAAAGATAACTCCTTCTTTGGGGTTGTTAGGAACGGTAACAGGAATGATCAAAACCTTTCAAATCTTATCTATGAATGGAGAAGCCCAGCAATTAGCAGGGGGGATTTCAGAAGCTTTATTTACAACAGCTACAGGTTTAATAATTTCTCTTCCGACTCTAGCAGCCTATTATTTCTTTATTACTAAGTTAGAAGGGATAGTTAATCATAGTGAAAGAAGAGAAATAGAGTTGATTAATTATATTAAAGAGATAGGTGGAGATGATGAAATATAA
- a CDS encoding cobyric acid synthase — METKTIMIQGTASHVGKSVLSSAFCRIFYQDGYKVAPFKSQNMALNSYVTREGGEIGRAQAVQAEAAKIEATVDMNPILLKPQEDTIAQLIIHGKVTTQIKAKDYFSEQEIGLKAIKDSLKRLKEEYEVLVIEGAGSPAEVNLRDFDLVNMKVAKLAAAPVILVADIDRGGVFADIIGTFELLNEEEKNRIKAIIINKFRGEVSRLKSGIEYIEQETGVPVLGVIPYFNEFKIPEEDVIAEYVQGAKDYEVDIAVITLPHISNFTDFDLLAEEPGVRLRYVKDKFELGNPDVIIIPGTKNTIDDLDYLYQIDFDKEIIKSFESGTTIVGICGGYQILGSIIKDPDGIESKKQEIKALGLLDIETTIEEEKITSQVEAKLINKQLLEIADSSVKAYEIHMGRTELGEKVKPLFRITKRSQQEVNVSDGACSEEGRVWGTYLHGIFDNQQFRRSFINKLRGEKGLAPLREGKISTEKEREEAYNNLADLVRDNLNMELLYEIIAMKHR, encoded by the coding sequence ATGGAGACTAAAACAATTATGATCCAAGGAACAGCTTCCCATGTAGGAAAGAGTGTTTTAAGCTCTGCATTTTGTAGAATTTTTTATCAAGATGGATATAAGGTAGCTCCTTTTAAATCACAGAATATGGCTCTTAATTCTTATGTGACTAGAGAAGGAGGAGAGATTGGTCGGGCTCAAGCTGTGCAGGCTGAAGCTGCAAAGATAGAGGCAACAGTGGATATGAATCCAATTCTTTTAAAACCACAAGAGGATACAATTGCTCAATTGATTATTCATGGTAAAGTAACTACTCAGATTAAGGCTAAAGATTATTTTAGTGAGCAAGAAATAGGATTAAAAGCAATTAAAGATTCTTTAAAGAGATTGAAAGAAGAGTATGAAGTTTTGGTTATTGAAGGAGCTGGAAGCCCTGCTGAGGTAAACTTACGAGATTTTGATTTAGTAAATATGAAGGTAGCAAAATTGGCAGCTGCTCCTGTAATATTAGTAGCTGATATTGATCGAGGTGGTGTTTTTGCTGATATTATTGGAACTTTTGAGTTACTAAATGAAGAAGAGAAGAATAGAATCAAAGCTATTATTATCAATAAATTCCGAGGAGAAGTTAGCCGATTAAAATCGGGTATAGAATATATTGAGCAGGAGACAGGAGTGCCTGTTTTAGGAGTAATACCTTATTTCAATGAGTTCAAAATTCCAGAAGAGGATGTAATTGCTGAGTATGTGCAAGGTGCTAAAGATTATGAAGTTGATATTGCAGTGATTACTTTACCCCATATCTCCAATTTTACCGATTTTGATCTTTTGGCAGAGGAGCCAGGAGTTAGACTTCGTTATGTGAAGGATAAGTTTGAATTAGGAAATCCAGATGTAATTATCATACCTGGAACTAAGAATACGATTGATGATCTCGATTATTTGTATCAGATTGATTTTGATAAAGAGATTATTAAAAGCTTTGAATCAGGAACTACTATTGTTGGTATCTGTGGTGGCTATCAGATCTTAGGAAGTATAATTAAGGATCCAGATGGAATTGAAAGTAAGAAGCAGGAGATTAAAGCTCTGGGACTATTGGATATTGAGACTACTATAGAAGAGGAGAAGATAACTAGTCAAGTAGAAGCCAAATTAATTAATAAGCAATTATTAGAGATTGCTGATAGTTCTGTAAAAGCTTATGAAATACATATGGGAAGGACAGAGTTGGGGGAGAAGGTTAAGCCACTTTTTAGAATAACTAAGCGATCTCAGCAAGAGGTTAATGTTAGTGATGGAGCTTGTAGTGAAGAGGGACGAGTTTGGGGAACTTACTTGCATGGTATCTTTGATAATCAGCAATTTAGAAGAAGTTTTATTAATAAGTTAAGGGGAGAGAAGGGATTAGCTCCTTTAAGAGAGGGAAAAATTTCAACTGAAAAGGAAAGAGAAGAAGCTTATAATAATTTAGCTGATTTGGTGCGAGATAATTTAAATATGGAATTATTATATGAAATTATTGCTATGAAACATCGCTAA
- the cobO gene encoding cob(I)yrinic acid a,c-diamide adenosyltransferase: MELKDRLTQGLVQVYTGTGKGKTTAALGLGLRAAGHGLEVEMIQYMKGSTYSGELFSTEQLSNFNIRQFGKGCPYAAGIRQGLMKCTACGDCFFKGEEDKDKKIHLKFVEWAYQYTKQVLGAGKKDLVILDEINNALRYDLLKVEEILDLIKLKSDKTELILTGRGMPEEILERADLVTEMKAIKHPYEQGIKSRWGIEY, translated from the coding sequence ATGGAGCTAAAAGATAGGCTAACTCAAGGGTTGGTACAAGTTTATACTGGGACTGGTAAAGGAAAGACTACTGCTGCTTTGGGGCTTGGATTGAGGGCTGCTGGTCATGGATTAGAGGTAGAAATGATTCAATATATGAAGGGAAGTACTTATAGTGGAGAATTATTTTCTACTGAGCAATTATCTAATTTTAATATTAGACAATTTGGAAAAGGGTGTCCTTATGCTGCTGGAATTCGTCAAGGTTTAATGAAGTGTACTGCTTGTGGCGATTGTTTTTTTAAAGGTGAAGAAGATAAGGATAAAAAGATTCATTTAAAGTTTGTAGAATGGGCTTATCAATATACTAAACAAGTTTTAGGAGCAGGTAAGAAAGATTTAGTTATTTTAGATGAGATAAATAATGCATTGCGCTATGATTTATTAAAGGTAGAAGAAATTTTAGATTTAATTAAGCTAAAAAGTGATAAGACTGAATTGATATTGACTGGAAGAGGAATGCCAGAAGAAATTCTAGAAAGAGCTGATTTAGTAACAGAGATGAAGGCTATTAAGCATCCTTATGAGCAAGGTATTAAGAGTAGATGGGGGATTGAATATTAA
- a CDS encoding energy transducer TonB, with protein sequence MKLIEKIKGKITPLKLSLIIALGIHLALFNLIPELSLGKDLATGRKKASPKVSFKATTLDITKSKDIKKESEVKEVKEVADNKKQEKIAQKVVEEKERISPKEKIEEKNDLAEDEVQEVKKEKIEGKKIKKSRLEVEKKEELKEVSKVKEKSEGKAKVKQDRNKEIKKKKRVVKEFPKKKKVEKEQVSKEEEIKAVAEEVKTKEKKATKNKINAEKNMKTKKSKNPVDLTQAKVTKGVVLPKLTNYQQPIYPASMRRREIEGKVILKVLLDQQGSVKRIKVERSSGYQKLDQAAVEAVRKWQFSPTKKEDKEVEALVLIPVNFRLN encoded by the coding sequence ATGAAGTTAATAGAAAAAATCAAGGGCAAGATCACTCCATTAAAGCTTTCCCTTATTATAGCTTTAGGAATTCATCTAGCTTTATTTAATTTAATACCTGAACTTAGTTTAGGAAAAGATTTAGCAACAGGCAGAAAGAAAGCTAGTCCAAAAGTTAGTTTTAAAGCTACTACCTTGGATATTACTAAATCTAAAGATATCAAAAAGGAGAGTGAAGTTAAAGAAGTAAAAGAGGTGGCAGACAATAAGAAGCAAGAGAAGATAGCCCAAAAGGTAGTGGAAGAAAAAGAGAGAATATCTCCAAAAGAAAAGATAGAAGAAAAGAATGATCTGGCAGAAGATGAAGTTCAAGAAGTAAAGAAAGAGAAGATTGAAGGTAAGAAAATAAAGAAAAGTCGCTTAGAAGTGGAGAAGAAAGAAGAACTTAAAGAAGTAAGTAAAGTAAAAGAAAAAAGTGAAGGCAAAGCAAAAGTAAAACAAGATAGAAATAAAGAAATAAAGAAGAAAAAAAGAGTTGTGAAAGAATTTCCAAAAAAGAAAAAGGTAGAAAAAGAGCAAGTAAGTAAAGAAGAAGAGATCAAAGCTGTAGCAGAAGAAGTTAAAACTAAAGAGAAGAAAGCGACTAAGAATAAGATAAATGCTGAAAAAAATATGAAGACAAAAAAAAGCAAGAATCCTGTTGATTTAACTCAAGCTAAAGTGACTAAAGGGGTTGTATTACCGAAGTTAACTAATTACCAACAACCTATCTATCCAGCAAGTATGCGACGAAGAGAGATTGAAGGTAAAGTGATTTTAAAAGTACTCTTAGATCAACAAGGAAGTGTAAAGAGGATTAAGGTTGAAAGATCATCAGGATATCAGAAGCTAGACCAAGCTGCAGTAGAAGCAGTTAGGAAGTGGCAATTTAGTCCAACTAAAAAAGAAGATAAAGAGGTTGAAGCATTAGTCTTAATACCAGTTAATTTTAGATTGAATTAG